From Deinococcus aerophilus, the proteins below share one genomic window:
- a CDS encoding deoxycytidylate deaminase encodes MNDATGAVRKGGHYRHKTGELYRVLDRVRPSVFGTGGHAVTFWVKACGRARGCIVTDNFRPGEPVVLYEHVDSGMCWARPEALFDDPERFQYVGDTLEEARGKLFSGSPAPARPSWDETGMDLARVFAQRSADEKFKVGAAILSNTSHAVVSLGVNGRYPGCPTEARADAGQGRSEMLHAEQNAIVRSRWEHGESHTLYATMEPCHECALLILAARHITRVVYAKPYAGDGVRRRGSEILKDAGVEVVQCG; translated from the coding sequence ATGAATGACGCCACGGGCGCAGTGAGGAAGGGCGGCCACTACCGCCACAAGACGGGGGAGCTGTACCGGGTCCTGGACCGGGTCAGGCCGTCGGTGTTCGGCACCGGGGGCCACGCGGTCACGTTCTGGGTGAAGGCGTGCGGCCGCGCCAGGGGCTGCATCGTGACCGACAACTTCCGCCCGGGCGAGCCGGTGGTGCTGTACGAGCACGTGGACAGCGGCATGTGCTGGGCGCGCCCCGAGGCGCTGTTCGACGACCCCGAACGCTTCCAGTACGTGGGCGACACGCTGGAAGAAGCCCGGGGCAAGCTGTTTTCCGGCTCCCCGGCCCCCGCGCGCCCGTCGTGGGACGAGACCGGCATGGACCTGGCGCGGGTGTTCGCGCAGCGCAGCGCCGACGAGAAGTTCAAGGTCGGCGCCGCGATCCTGAGCAACACCTCACACGCGGTGGTGAGCCTGGGCGTCAACGGGCGCTACCCCGGATGCCCCACCGAGGCGCGCGCCGATGCGGGGCAGGGCAGGTCCGAGATGCTGCACGCCGAGCAAAACGCCATCGTGCGCTCCCGCTGGGAGCACGGCGAGAGCCACACCCTGTACGCGACCATGGAGCCGTGCCATGAGTGCGCGCTGCTGATCCTCGCCGCGCGCCACATCACCCGGGTGGTGTACGCCAAACCCTACGCCGGAGACGGAGTGCGCCGCCGGGGCAGCGAGATCCTCAAAGACGCCGGGGTAGAGGTGGTTCAGTGCGGGTGA
- a CDS encoding toprim domain-containing protein — MSRIERIQKAKNTYPLDVVAHRLGLRTETRGGELYAVCANPDHADRHPSMNLSMRGKYAGKFKCFVCNARGDVIDLVALALKMTTPQALDWLDGESRRAPLPAPRVVKGPNVQPLNTDLTSFAQAAYTRRSDAAARWLVSRGLASVMDLFRLGSTDAPGFDVALLPQNYDRENGRIYQHKNFLNRVVIPYIDPVGVSYVNARALGEQKPKYLKPARPQGGAVPPYLLHMMLEMSEQIFVTEGELDCLSLHAALPGVAACAVPGTQTLSERDELLFEDREVIIVMDNDDAGIKARAELERRLLPYARSVTQAYVHPDFSDVNEQLVKRGKKWSAGYWEAVRTEAAGKKVYRTAL; from the coding sequence GTGAGCCGTATCGAGCGTATTCAGAAAGCCAAGAACACCTACCCCCTGGACGTGGTGGCCCACCGTCTGGGTCTGCGGACCGAGACCCGCGGCGGTGAGCTGTACGCCGTGTGCGCCAATCCCGACCACGCCGACCGCCACCCCTCCATGAACCTCTCGATGCGCGGCAAGTACGCGGGCAAGTTCAAGTGCTTCGTGTGCAACGCGCGCGGGGACGTGATCGACCTCGTCGCCCTGGCGCTCAAGATGACCACCCCCCAGGCGCTGGACTGGCTCGACGGCGAGTCGCGCCGCGCGCCGCTGCCCGCCCCCCGCGTGGTGAAGGGCCCGAACGTCCAGCCGCTGAACACCGACCTGACCAGCTTTGCCCAGGCGGCCTACACCCGGCGCAGCGACGCGGCGGCGCGCTGGCTGGTGTCGCGCGGGCTGGCGAGCGTGATGGACCTGTTCCGTCTGGGCTCGACCGACGCGCCGGGCTTCGACGTGGCGCTGCTGCCGCAGAACTACGACCGCGAGAACGGACGCATCTACCAGCACAAGAACTTCCTGAACCGCGTGGTCATTCCGTACATCGATCCCGTGGGGGTCAGCTACGTGAACGCGCGCGCGCTGGGTGAACAGAAACCCAAGTATCTCAAGCCCGCACGTCCGCAGGGCGGCGCCGTTCCGCCGTATCTGTTGCATATGATGCTGGAGATGAGCGAGCAGATCTTTGTCACCGAGGGAGAACTCGACTGCCTGTCGCTGCACGCCGCCTTGCCGGGGGTCGCCGCGTGCGCGGTTCCCGGAACCCAGACGCTGTCCGAACGCGACGAGCTGCTGTTCGAGGACCGCGAAGTCATCATCGTGATGGACAACGACGACGCGGGAATCAAGGCCAGAGCCGAACTGGAACGCCGGTTGCTGCCCTACGCCCGAAGCGTGACCCAGGCCTACGTGCACCCGGATTTCAGCGACGTGAACGAGCAGCTCGTCAAGCGCGGCAAGAAGTGGAGTGCGGGGTACTGGGAAGCGGTGC